The following proteins come from a genomic window of Anguilla rostrata isolate EN2019 chromosome 17, ASM1855537v3, whole genome shotgun sequence:
- the rab3db gene encoding RAB3D, member RAS oncogene family, b isoform X1, producing MSHCVAAGEMASVSDARQPQQAQKDAADQNFDYMFKLLIIGDSSVGKTSFLFRYADDSFTPAFVSTVGIDFKVKTVFRNNKRIKLQIWDTAGQERYRTITTAYYRGAMGFLLMYDITNEDSFSAVQDWATQIKTYSWDNAQVVLVGNKSDLEEERVVPTEGSRQLANELGFHFFEASAKDNVNVRQAFERLVDVIYETMSESADGDQSASGRAAALQDAPPDSRGGCAC from the exons ATGAGTCATTGTGTTGCTGCTGGTGAG ATGGCGTCAGTGAGCGACGCCCGCCAGCCGCAGCAGGCCCAGAAGGACGCGGCGGACCAGAACTTCGACTACATGTTCAAGCTGCTGATCATCGGGGACAGCAGCGTGGGCAAGACCAGCTTCCTGTTTCGCTACGCCGACGACTCCTTCACCCCCGCCTTCGTCAGCACCGTCGGCATCGACTTCAAGGTCAAGACCGTCTTCAGAAACAACAAGAGGATCAAGCTGCAGATCTGG GACACTGCGGGGCAGGAGAGGTACAGGACGATCACAACGGCCTACTACAGGGGGGCAATGGGCTTCCTCCTCATGTATGACATCACCAACGAGGACTCCTTCAGCGCCGTGCAGGactg GGCCACTCAGATAAAGACGTACTCCTGGGACAACGCACAGGTAGTGCTGGTGGGGAACAAGAGtgacctggaggaggagagggtggtCCCAACGGAGGGCAGCCGGCAACTGGCCAACGAGCTGG GGTTTCACTTCTTCGAGGCCAGCGCCAAGGACAACGTCAACGTGAGGCAGGCGTTCGAGCGTCTGGTGGACGTCATCTACGAGACGATGAGCGAGAGCGCGGACGGGGACCAGAGCGCGTCCGGCAGAGCCGCCGCCCTGCAGGACGCGCCCCCCGACAGCCGGGGCGGCTGCGCCTGCTGA
- the rab3db gene encoding RAB3D, member RAS oncogene family, b isoform X2, with protein sequence MASVSDARQPQQAQKDAADQNFDYMFKLLIIGDSSVGKTSFLFRYADDSFTPAFVSTVGIDFKVKTVFRNNKRIKLQIWDTAGQERYRTITTAYYRGAMGFLLMYDITNEDSFSAVQDWATQIKTYSWDNAQVVLVGNKSDLEEERVVPTEGSRQLANELGFHFFEASAKDNVNVRQAFERLVDVIYETMSESADGDQSASGRAAALQDAPPDSRGGCAC encoded by the exons ATGGCGTCAGTGAGCGACGCCCGCCAGCCGCAGCAGGCCCAGAAGGACGCGGCGGACCAGAACTTCGACTACATGTTCAAGCTGCTGATCATCGGGGACAGCAGCGTGGGCAAGACCAGCTTCCTGTTTCGCTACGCCGACGACTCCTTCACCCCCGCCTTCGTCAGCACCGTCGGCATCGACTTCAAGGTCAAGACCGTCTTCAGAAACAACAAGAGGATCAAGCTGCAGATCTGG GACACTGCGGGGCAGGAGAGGTACAGGACGATCACAACGGCCTACTACAGGGGGGCAATGGGCTTCCTCCTCATGTATGACATCACCAACGAGGACTCCTTCAGCGCCGTGCAGGactg GGCCACTCAGATAAAGACGTACTCCTGGGACAACGCACAGGTAGTGCTGGTGGGGAACAAGAGtgacctggaggaggagagggtggtCCCAACGGAGGGCAGCCGGCAACTGGCCAACGAGCTGG GGTTTCACTTCTTCGAGGCCAGCGCCAAGGACAACGTCAACGTGAGGCAGGCGTTCGAGCGTCTGGTGGACGTCATCTACGAGACGATGAGCGAGAGCGCGGACGGGGACCAGAGCGCGTCCGGCAGAGCCGCCGCCCTGCAGGACGCGCCCCCCGACAGCCGGGGCGGCTGCGCCTGCTGA